In Daucus carota subsp. sativus chromosome 4, DH1 v3.0, whole genome shotgun sequence, one DNA window encodes the following:
- the LOC108219203 gene encoding histone-lysine N-methyltransferase, H3 lysine-9 specific SUVH4, with product MDPEMFERRSSARIRKLNSERSLSGCKESKYKEVEPEREKKKSVKRKRIEKPKAGSKIEEAVQVKAPSEAVESNGGEVAEAAGEDVVPAAEPESNGNENEGGSRSAYAVVRAAVRCFYTHYLHFVQEEEKRCGKAEADKKAAKGASKTKKIAENGDVPKDSSKNSSRRPDLKALTKMIETGSALRPNRIGSIPGIDVGHQFFSRAEMVAAGFHNHWLNGIDYVGQNGSKIEDLSRYTLPITVAIVISGQYEDDLDNCEDVIYTGQGGNNLLGNKHQIKDQKLLRGNLGLKNSMDQKVPVRVIRGHESKISYVGKVYTYDGLYEVVNYWAETGISGFTVYKFRLKRLEGQPTLTTAQVQFTRGQIPNSVSEIRGLVCEDISGGQENIPIPATNVVDDPPVAPTGFTYSTKIEVPASMTLPTQVPGCDCQGNCVNSGDCSCAKLNGEDFAYVHRDGGRIIEPKAVVFECGPKCGCGPDCVNRASQRGLKYRLEVFRTAKKGWAVRSWDFIPSGAPVIEYIGKLRRTSEDLDPENNYVFDIDCLQTMKGLDGREKRVGAVSLPSHMADDGEMDRGPEYCLDAGSSGNVARFINHSCQPNLFVQCVLSSHHDAKLARVLLFASENIPPLKELSYDYAYALDSVVGPDGNIKQLECFCGAADCRKRMF from the exons ATGGATCCTGAAATGTTCGAGAGGAGGAGCAGCGCTCGGATTCGGAAGCTCAATAGCGAGAGATCTCTCTCAGGATGCAAggagagcaagtataaagaggtGGAGCCAGAGagagagaagaagaagagtGTAAAGAGAAAGAGGATCGAGAAGCCGAAGGCTGGCTCGAAAATCGAGGAGGCTGTTCAAGTCAAGGCTCCATCCGAAGCTGTGGAGAGTAATGGCGGTGAGGTGGCAGAGGCGGCCGGTGAGGATGTAGTTCCGGCTGCTGAGCCTGAGAGTAATGGAAATGAGAATGAAGGAGGCTCCAGAAGCGCTTATGCTGTTGTTAGGGCAGCGGTTCGATGCTTCTACACTCACTATCTTCATTTTGTTCAG GAAGAGGAAAAGAGGTGTGGTAAAGCAGAGGCTGATAAAAAAGCTGCCAAAGGTGCTTCAAAAACTAAG AAAATTGCGGAAAATGGAGATGTGCCTAAAGACAGCAGTAAGAACAGTTCAAGGCGCCCGGATCTAAAGGCACTAACAAAG ATGATTGAAACAGGATCTGCATTACGCCCAAATAGGATTGGATCTATTCCGG GGATAGATGTTGGACATCAATTCTTTTCTCGAGCCGAGATGGTTGCTGCTGGATTCCATAATCACTGGCTTAACGGAATAGATTATGTTGGGCAAAATGGCAGCAAG ATTGAGGATCTTAGTCGTTATACACTACCGATTACCGTCGCCATAGTGATCTCAGGTCAATATGAAGATGACCTCGACAATTGTGAGGATGTTATATATACTGGTCAAGGCGGTAATAATCTGCTAGGCAACAAACACCAAATTAAGGACCAAAAATTGTTGCGCGGTAATTTAGGACTCAAG AATTCAATGGATCAGAAAGTTCCTGTGAGAGTTATTCGTGGGCATGAATCTAAGATTAGCTATGTTGGAAAGGTGTACACCTATGATGGCTTGTACGAG GTAGTAAATTATTGGGCAGAAACAGGAATATCCGGCTTTACCGTATACAAATTTCGGCTTAAGAGGCTTGAAGGGCAGCCTACTTTGACCACTGCTCAG GTCCAATTTACTCGCGGGCAAATTCCTAATTCGGTTTCTGAAATACGCGG GCTGGTGTGCGAGGACATTTCTGGAGGGCAAGAGAATATTCCGATCCCTGCTACAAATGTGGTAGATGACCCACCTGTTGCACCAACAG GATTCACCTACAGCACCAAGATTGAAGTGCCTGCAAGCATGACGCTCCCAACACAAGTTCCCGGATGTGATTGTCAGGGCAATTGTGTAAATTCCGGTGATTGCAGTTGTGCTAAGCTCAATGGGGAAGACTTCGCGTATGTCCATCGTGATGGAGGCAG GATTATTGAGCCGAAGGCTGTTGTTTTTGAATGTGGGCCAAAATGTGGATGTGGCCCTGATTGTGTGAATAGGGCTTCTCAAAGGGGACTTAAGTACCGACTTGAG GTCTTTCGTACTGCAAAGAAAGGATGGGCTGTTAGATCGTGGGATTTTATTCCATCTGGAGCCCCTGTGATCGAATATATTGGGAAGCTGAGAAGGACATCCGAAGATCTTGATCCGGAGAACAACTATGTCTTCGATATAGATTGTTTGCAGACAATGAAAGGTTTAGATGGAAGAGAG AAGCGGGTGGGAGCTGTGTCTTTACCATCACACATGGCGGATGATGGCGAGATGGACAGGGGACCAGAATATTGCCTAGATGCGGGCAGTAGTGGCAATGTTGCTAGGTTCATCAATCACAGCTGTCAGCCGAATTTATTTGTGCAATGCGTGTTGAGCAGCCACCATGATGCAAAGCTGGCTCGGGTTTTGCTCTTCGCCTCTGAAAACATACCTCCCCTGAAG GAGCTTTCTTATGATTATGCATATGCACTGGATAGTGTAGTTGGTCCAGACGGAAATATAAAACAGCTAGAGTGCTTTTGTGGTGCAGCAGATTGTAGGAAGAGGATGTTTTGA
- the LOC108219202 gene encoding putative pentatricopeptide repeat-containing protein At2g01510 produces the protein MKLYRSCQATLKSSFQMRTFSYSADARSIKTGFDPNTCRTNFQLKNLIERGRIHHARQLFDQMPHRNTCSTNMLISGYVKLGDVDVARELFDGISDPNAVSWTILIGGYSQRKRPVEAFKLYREMCRYGTVPDHVTFPTLLSGCYESMMGKEIVQVHGHIVKLGFDSMLKVCNSLVDSYCKSHLLALGFQLLKEMPVRDSVTFNAMISGYSKDGMDELAIKLFKEMQHLGLRPSDFTFAAVLCASTGLDDVGLAKQIHSLVVKANFVCDVYVGNALLDFYSKHDCVDDVRKLFDEMPELDGVSYNVVITAYAWQGLLRESFGLFRDLQLTRFDRRQFPFATMLSLAANLTDVEMGKQIHAQTILTKADTDILVGNALVDMYAKCNSFREVNVIFANLSYRSSVPWTALISAYVQNECHEEALALFNEMRRTNVWGDQATFASTLKACASLSLISLGKQIHSSIIRSGFMSNVFSGSALLDMYAKSGSLKDAMLSFQEMPIRNVVSWNAMISAYAQNGDGEATIRLFNEMIHSGLQPDSVSFLCVLTACSHRGLVQEALWFFSSMTESYKLVPKKEHYASVVDVLCRKGKFDDAENLISNMPFEPDEIMWSSVLNSCRIHKNEDLAKKAADKLFNMDVLRDAAAYVNMSNIYAAAGQWNEVGKVKKAMRERGVKKVPAYSWVEIKHKFHVFTANDTTHPQFEEIKRKIDTLDIKMEREGYKPDTSCALHDVDEDIKIESLKYHSERLAIAYSLISTPEGTPILVMKNLRACTDCHAAIKIISKIVGRDITVRDSSRFHHFKNGLCSCDDYW, from the coding sequence ATGAAACTTTACAGAAGTTGTCAAGCTACGTTAAAAAGTTCATTTCAAATGCGTACTTTTTCATATTCGGCAGATGCTCGTAGCATCAAGACAGGTTTCGATCCCAACACATGCCGCACAAATTTTCAGCTAAAGAACTTGATTGAGAGAGGCCGGATTCATCATGCACGCCAGTTGTTTGATCAGATGCCTCATAGAAACACTTGCTCAACAAACATGTTGATTTCTGGGTATGTTAAACTGGGTGATGTTGATGTTGCCAGGGAGTTGTTTGATGGTATAAGTGATCCAAATGCAGTGTCTTGGACGATATTGATTGGTGGGTATTCACAGCGGAAACGACCTGTTGAGGCTTTTAAGCTTTATAGAGAGATGTGTAGGTATGGGACTGTGCCGGATCATGTGACATTTCCCACCCTTTTATCGGGCTGTTATGAATCCATGATGGGAAAAGAGATTGTTCAGGTTCATGGGCATATTGTTAAACTGGGGTTTGATTCTATGCTTAAGGTTTGTAATAGTTTGGTTGATTCTTACTGTAAATCACATTTGCTTGCTTTGGGTTTTCAGTTACTGAAGGAAATGCCAGTGAGGGATTCTGTGACTTTTAATGCAATGATAAGTGGGTATTCGAAAGATGGAATGGATGAACTAGCGATAAAGCTTTTTAAGGAAATGCAACATTTGGGTCTGAGGCCTTCTGATTTTACTTTTGCTGCAGTGTTATGTGCTAGTACGGGTTTGGATGATGTTGGTCTTGCTAAGCAAATTCACAGTCTTGTGGTCAAGGCCAATTTCGTTTGTGATGTATATGTTGGCAATGCATTGCTGGATTTCTACTCGAAGCATGATTGTGTGGATGATGTCAGGAAGCTCTTTGATGAGATGCCGGAGTTGGATGGCGTGTCATATAACGTAGTCATAACAGCGTATGCATGGCAAGGGCTGCTGAGGGAATCATTTGGTCTCTTTCGTGACTTGCAGTTAACCAGGTTTGATCGGAGACAGTTCCCATTTGCGACAATGTTGAGTTTAGCTGCTAATTTAACTGATGTGGAAATGGGTAAACAAATTCATGCTCAGACCATACTAACAAAAGCTGATACAGATATACTGGTAGGCAATGCTTTGGTTGACATGTATGCCAAATGCAACAGCTTCAGGGAAGTCAATGTTATTTTTGCAAATCTATCCTACAGAAGCTCCGTGCCATGGACAGCTTTGATCTCTGCATATGTTCAAAATGAATGTCATGAAGAAGCCCTCGCACTGTTTAATGAGATGCGTCGAACCAATGTTTGGGGTGACCAAGCAACATTTGCTAGCACCTTAAAGGCTTGTGCAAGCTTGTCTTTAATTTCACTAGGGAAACAAATACACTCGTCTATTATTCGTTCGGGATTTATGTCGAATGTTTTCTCTGGTAGCGCACTTCTGGACATGTATGCTAAATCCGGTTCCTTAAAGGATGCAATGCTCTCTTTTCAAGAGATGCCTATTCGGAATGTAGTATCGTGGAATGCAATGATCTCAGCTTATGCACAAAACGGGGACGGTGAAGCCACAATCAGGTTATTTAATGAGATGATTCATTCAGGTCTACAACCAGATTCTGTAAGCTTTCTCTGTGTTCTAACTGCTTGTAGCCATCGGGGGCTTGTCCAAGAAGCACTGTGGTTCTTCAGTTCTATGACCGAGAGCTACAAACTTGTTCCAAAGAAAGAGCATTATGCATCTGTGGTTGACGTGTTATGTAGAAAGGGAAAATTTGATGATGCAGAGAACCTAATAAGTAACATGCCATTTGAGCCAGATGAGATAATGTGGTCATCAGTTTTAAACTCATGTAGGATTCATAAGAATGAAGACCTTGCTAAGAAGGCTGCGGACAAACTTTTTAACATGGATGTTCTCAGAGATGCTGCTGCATACGTCAACATGTCTAACATATATGCAGCAGCAGGCCAGTGGAATGAAGTTGGCAAGGTAAAGAAGGCAATGAGGGAGCGAGGAGTTAAGAAGGTGCCTGCATATAGTTGGGTTGAAATTAAGCACAAGTTTCATGTATTCACAGCTAATGATACGACTCATCCACAATTTGAGGAGATTAAAAGAAAGATAGACACTTTGGATATAAAGATGGAAAGAGAAGGGTACAAACCTGACACAAGTTGTGCCCTTCACGATGTAGATGAGGATATCAAAATAGAATCTCTTAAATATCATAGTGAGAGGTTAGCTATTGCCTATTCACTGATCAGTACACCTGAAGGGACACCTATACTAGTGATGAAGAACTTGCGAGCATGCACAGACTGCCATGCGGCAATCAAAATAATTTCCAAAATTGTTGGAAGGGATATCACAGTCAGAGATTCAAGCAGATTTCACCATTTTAAAAATGGTCTTTGCTCCTGTGATGATTATTGGTGA